In Candidatus Acidiferrales bacterium, the following are encoded in one genomic region:
- a CDS encoding HEAT repeat domain-containing protein → MDCQRAQMLMVLHIYGELAEEDRPAFEQHLGSCANCTAALEVERKLRGLMDQRGTREPSPELLARCRMGLEESLDFDGPVSLWERARQSIGWVNPLGVHPALSAALLLLFGVLLGWMLTTKLGEKPGAGGTPVFEQAGTIPDDFQISGIHSIATDPVTGGVAVSYDAARRVTLTGMPEDAAIQRVLLFAVRNYENSGVRLESVEALRRQADDVLIRRALISAMLNDKNPGVRLRALDGLKKYPKDPEVRQALLQALAKDSNPGVRVECINAFTEFPDSEVIAVLRVLAQKDKNNYVRMKSAAALEQAWATDKP, encoded by the coding sequence ATGGATTGCCAACGAGCACAGATGTTGATGGTGCTTCACATCTACGGCGAGCTGGCCGAAGAGGATCGGCCCGCCTTCGAGCAGCACCTTGGAAGTTGCGCGAACTGTACTGCCGCGCTCGAGGTGGAGAGGAAGTTGCGCGGGCTGATGGACCAGCGAGGCACGCGCGAGCCTTCGCCCGAGCTGCTGGCCCGCTGCCGGATGGGCCTGGAAGAGTCACTCGATTTTGACGGGCCGGTGAGCCTCTGGGAGCGGGCGCGGCAAAGCATCGGTTGGGTGAACCCGCTGGGTGTGCATCCTGCCTTGAGCGCGGCGTTGCTTCTGTTGTTCGGCGTGCTCCTGGGCTGGATGCTGACAACGAAGCTGGGAGAAAAGCCGGGCGCCGGCGGCACGCCCGTCTTCGAACAGGCGGGGACGATCCCCGACGACTTCCAGATTTCGGGCATTCACAGCATCGCCACCGATCCCGTCACCGGCGGGGTTGCGGTGAGCTATGATGCCGCCCGGCGCGTAACCCTCACGGGAATGCCTGAGGATGCGGCCATCCAGCGCGTGCTTCTGTTTGCCGTCCGGAACTACGAAAATTCGGGCGTGCGGTTGGAATCGGTGGAGGCGTTGCGGCGGCAGGCCGATGACGTTTTGATTCGTCGCGCGCTCATCTCCGCTATGCTCAACGACAAAAACCCGGGAGTGCGCCTGCGCGCTCTCGATGGACTGAAAAAGTATCCAAAGGACCCGGAAGTGCGCCAGGCGCTGCTGCAGGCGCTCGCCAAGGACTCGAACCCCGGCGTTCGGGTCGAATGCATCAACGCCTTCACGGAATTCCCTGACAGCGAGGTGATCGCCGTCCTGCGCGTCCTGGCGCAGAAAGACAAGAACAACTACGTTCGGATGAAGTCGGCTGCCGCGCTGGAGCAGGCCTGGGCGACCGACAAACCATAG